In Gaiellales bacterium, one genomic interval encodes:
- a CDS encoding isoprenylcysteine carboxylmethyltransferase family protein: MRPRTILSLLGSRGLPTFLFGGMAALTGVAALRSHGAADAAFHALSGGLWLMFAVLVNVRPTPLRRGTSVSGAAAALGAQAALIVLGITAGSSGAGVRVVLGDGLILGGLAFALASVAVLGRCFGVLPDVRGLVTRGPYRLVRHPLYLGELLAALGIAAGSQRWTIALGAWAVCLVLQLMRTHYEEATLRAEFPEYATYAEGTKRLIPGLV, translated from the coding sequence ATGCGGCCCCGGACCATCCTGTCCCTGCTCGGCTCGCGCGGCCTCCCGACGTTCCTCTTCGGCGGCATGGCGGCGCTCACAGGCGTCGCGGCGCTGCGGTCGCACGGCGCGGCGGACGCCGCCTTCCATGCGCTGAGCGGCGGGTTGTGGCTGATGTTCGCCGTGCTCGTCAACGTCCGCCCCACCCCGCTTCGCCGCGGCACGAGCGTGTCGGGCGCCGCGGCCGCGCTCGGGGCGCAGGCTGCGCTGATCGTGCTCGGCATAACGGCCGGCTCGAGCGGCGCGGGGGTGCGCGTCGTCCTCGGCGACGGCCTCATCCTCGGCGGCCTCGCGTTCGCGCTGGCATCGGTCGCGGTGCTCGGCCGCTGCTTCGGCGTGCTGCCCGACGTCCGGGGGCTCGTCACCCGCGGGCCGTACCGCCTCGTCCGCCATCCGCTCTATCTCGGCGAGCTGCTCGCCGCGCTCGGCATCGCTGCCGGGTCGCAGCGATGGACGATCGCGCTCGGCGCCTGGGCGGTCTGCCTCGTGCTCCAGCTGATGCGGACGCACTACGAGGAGGCGACGCTGCGCGCGGAGTTCCCCGAGTACGCGACCTACGCGGAGGGCACCAAGCGCCTGATCCCGGGGCTCGTGTGA